One region of Cyanobium sp. M30B3 genomic DNA includes:
- a CDS encoding ferredoxin:protochlorophyllide reductase (ATP-dependent) subunit N produces the protein MSVAASSPAPASPDVLRESGQREVFCGLTSIVWLHRRMPDAFFLVVGSRTCAHLIQSAAGVMIFAEPRFGTAILGERDLAGLADANEELDRLVAQLLARRPEIRTLFLVGSCPSEVIKLDLAKAAERLNRAHAGRVMVLNYSGSGIETTFTQGEDGALQALIPLMPRSETSQLLIAGTLADAVEDRLVGLFHKLGIERVASLPPRRSTELPAVGPGTRVLLAQPFLSGTARALVDRGAELIRAPYPFGVEGSRAWMAAAAAAFGVAPGRVAEVLDPLVERGQRALAPQREVLAGKRLFLLPDSQLEIPLARFLSRECGMELVEVGTPYLDRQLMAEELALLPAGTALSEGQHVDNQLARVREARPDLVLCGLGLANPLEAEGMATKWSIELVFSPIHGIDQAGDLAELFARPLRRRAALSFV, from the coding sequence ATGTCCGTCGCCGCCAGCTCCCCCGCCCCTGCCTCTCCAGACGTGCTGCGCGAGAGCGGCCAGCGGGAGGTGTTCTGCGGGCTCACCTCGATCGTGTGGCTGCACCGGCGCATGCCGGATGCGTTCTTTCTCGTGGTGGGCTCGCGCACCTGCGCCCACCTGATCCAGAGCGCCGCCGGCGTGATGATCTTTGCCGAACCGCGTTTCGGCACCGCAATCCTGGGGGAGCGCGACCTGGCCGGCCTGGCCGATGCCAACGAGGAGCTCGACCGGCTGGTGGCCCAGCTGCTGGCGCGCCGCCCCGAGATCCGCACCCTGTTCCTGGTGGGCAGCTGCCCCAGCGAGGTGATCAAGCTCGATCTGGCCAAGGCCGCTGAACGGCTCAACCGGGCCCACGCCGGCCGGGTGATGGTGCTCAACTACAGCGGCAGCGGCATCGAAACCACCTTCACCCAGGGGGAGGACGGCGCCCTGCAGGCCCTGATCCCGCTGATGCCCCGCAGCGAGACCTCGCAGCTGCTGATCGCCGGCACCCTGGCCGATGCGGTGGAAGACCGGCTGGTGGGCCTGTTCCACAAACTCGGCATCGAGCGGGTGGCCAGCCTGCCGCCGCGGCGCTCCACCGAGCTGCCGGCGGTGGGCCCGGGCACCAGGGTGCTGCTGGCCCAGCCGTTCCTGAGCGGCACCGCCCGCGCCCTGGTGGACCGCGGCGCCGAGCTGATCCGCGCCCCCTACCCCTTCGGGGTGGAGGGCAGCCGCGCCTGGATGGCAGCGGCGGCCGCGGCCTTCGGGGTGGCGCCCGGGCGGGTGGCCGAGGTGCTGGATCCGCTGGTGGAGCGGGGCCAGCGGGCCCTGGCTCCCCAGCGCGAGGTGCTGGCGGGCAAGCGGCTGTTCCTGCTGCCCGATTCCCAGCTGGAGATCCCCCTGGCCCGGTTTCTCTCGCGCGAGTGCGGCATGGAGCTGGTGGAGGTGGGCACCCCCTACCTCGATCGCCAGCTGATGGCCGAGGAGCTGGCCCTGCTGCCGGCCGGCACCGCGCTCAGCGAGGGCCAGCATGTGGACAACCAGCTGGCCCGGGTGCGCGAGGCGCGCCCCGATCTGGTGCTCTGCGGCCTGGGGCTGGCCAATCCGCTGGAGGCCGAGGGCATGGCCACCAAGTGGTCGATCGAGCTGGTGTTCAGCCCCATCCACGGCATCGACCAGGCCGGCGACCTGGCCGAACTGTTCGCCCGCCCCCTGCGCCGCCGGGCCGCCCTCTCGTTTGTTTGA
- a CDS encoding diguanylate cyclase, producing the protein MTLAPSAQRFPALFPFHWVVDADMAVTQLGVALRRLLGEEAIGMPLQEVIRWLRPSAVDPSLEGLARLSDRLAVLQLRRLPLQLKGEVLVENGHGFFLGSPAVHSLDDLRRLGIGMADLPRHDGLLDSVLRLQINDLQLQDEVSRRTRELTELATHDELTGVANRRLFRRDIQAELQQHRRSAAPLALLMVDLDRFKQFNDTHGHLAGDACLQAAAQRLVGLVGRGGDRVYRYGGEEFAVLLPHTDLAGAEAVAERVVQGFATSPLVLPEQNLVSLITVSVGIACTEPAGAEPITDTLLISRADQALYRSKHAGRSRYTSSGLSPC; encoded by the coding sequence ATGACCCTGGCCCCTTCGGCCCAGCGCTTTCCGGCGTTATTTCCGTTTCACTGGGTTGTGGATGCAGACATGGCGGTCACCCAGCTCGGGGTGGCCCTGCGGCGTCTGCTGGGCGAGGAGGCGATCGGCATGCCCCTGCAGGAGGTGATCCGCTGGTTGCGTCCCTCGGCCGTGGACCCCAGTCTGGAGGGATTGGCCAGGCTCAGCGATCGGTTGGCCGTGCTGCAGTTGCGGCGGCTGCCGCTGCAGCTGAAGGGGGAGGTGCTGGTGGAGAACGGGCACGGCTTCTTCCTGGGCTCGCCGGCCGTGCACTCGCTTGATGACCTCCGCCGGCTCGGCATCGGCATGGCAGACCTGCCTCGCCATGACGGGCTGCTCGACTCGGTGCTGCGGCTGCAGATCAATGACCTGCAGCTGCAGGATGAGGTGTCGCGGCGCACGCGCGAGCTCACCGAGCTGGCCACCCATGACGAACTCACCGGCGTGGCCAACCGGCGCCTGTTCCGCCGGGATATCCAGGCCGAACTGCAGCAGCACCGGCGGTCGGCCGCGCCCCTGGCCCTGCTGATGGTCGATCTCGATCGCTTCAAACAGTTCAACGACACCCACGGCCACCTGGCCGGTGATGCCTGTCTGCAGGCGGCCGCCCAGCGGCTGGTGGGTCTGGTGGGCCGCGGCGGCGACCGGGTGTATCGCTATGGCGGCGAGGAATTCGCCGTGCTGCTGCCCCACACCGATCTGGCGGGCGCCGAGGCCGTGGCCGAGCGGGTGGTGCAGGGCTTCGCCACGAGCCCCCTGGTCCTGCCCGAGCAGAACCTGGTGTCGTTGATCACGGTGAGCGTGGGCATTGCCTGCACGGAGCCTGCGGGTGCCGAGCCGATCACCGACACCCTGCTGATCAGCCGCGCCGATCAGGCCCTCTATCGCTCGAAGCATGCCGGGCGGAGCCGCTACACCAGCTCTGGCCTCAGCCCGTGCTGA
- a CDS encoding transglutaminase family protein, giving the protein MDWMDQAAERAEGKLQEAGIQLTLGGEPTYIPLEPEGPEWTVAADGPTKLAMARAMAAAIQRRSWPGSTLLYCSGKRYEGEVNPRWALRLVTGRDGQPIAPWPAAEEPARALQPQRALAWFEALGHGLDTSLQPLELADPGDPERRVWAAPLTWSPDGGWSGAAWPLPRERRQLVPAPGPAGLRLPLEHFPPELPCQLLTLELGGGEWGVFLPPLERLPSEQLLQAISGLALEPALGGPLSAPLFSGLLPLDAADGWQVLGLTADPGVLEINLPVCHRWAEYRHWLLLLEDAAAEVGLCSWRATPAGGQSGTGGGNHLLWGGSDLERNPLFSRPAWLVGVLRYLQHHPSLSYLFSGDCVGVASQSPRADEALGSLLDLELAYTVLERCEPGDQRQLIGETLRHLHADRSGNNHRAEVSFDKFWNPGAPAGCLGLIEFRAIESLPSAEWMAAIALLWTSLAALLLDPGRRPRALRHWGAELHDRMLLPSQLRADLQAVLAELAAAGLPLQSEPFDAIWAWRFPVLLDWHDPASGAALQLRQALEPWPLICDTPREGGFTSRFVDGSMRRVELIANEALPEHWQLRLQGRALPLGAEPLAVRWREQRLYPCLHPGIAPQGPLLLELEPQSSGPDAPAPVQRWQLAPGAMRFEPLSPEPPHQALQPGPPWPRPPGCTLDLRLVPRSAG; this is encoded by the coding sequence ATGGACTGGATGGATCAGGCGGCCGAACGGGCGGAAGGGAAGCTTCAGGAGGCCGGCATTCAGCTCACCCTGGGCGGAGAGCCCACCTACATCCCCCTCGAACCAGAGGGGCCTGAGTGGACGGTGGCGGCCGACGGCCCCACCAAGCTGGCCATGGCCCGGGCCATGGCCGCCGCCATTCAGCGCCGCAGCTGGCCGGGCTCCACCCTCCTCTATTGCAGTGGCAAGCGCTACGAGGGGGAGGTGAACCCCCGCTGGGCCCTGCGGCTGGTAACGGGCCGCGACGGCCAGCCGATCGCCCCCTGGCCCGCCGCTGAAGAGCCGGCACGGGCGCTCCAGCCGCAACGGGCCCTGGCCTGGTTCGAGGCCCTGGGCCACGGGTTGGACACCAGCCTGCAGCCCCTGGAGCTGGCGGATCCCGGCGATCCGGAGCGCCGCGTGTGGGCGGCGCCGCTCACCTGGAGCCCGGATGGGGGCTGGAGCGGGGCCGCCTGGCCCCTGCCCCGGGAGCGGCGCCAGCTGGTGCCGGCCCCAGGGCCGGCCGGGCTGCGGCTGCCGCTGGAGCACTTCCCGCCGGAACTCCCCTGCCAGCTGCTCACCCTGGAGCTGGGCGGCGGAGAGTGGGGCGTGTTCCTGCCGCCCCTGGAGCGCCTGCCCAGCGAACAGTTGCTGCAGGCGATCAGCGGCCTGGCCCTGGAGCCGGCCCTGGGGGGGCCCCTCAGCGCCCCCCTGTTCAGCGGCCTGCTGCCGCTGGATGCGGCCGACGGCTGGCAGGTGCTCGGGCTCACCGCCGATCCGGGCGTGCTGGAGATCAACCTGCCGGTGTGCCACCGCTGGGCCGAGTACCGCCACTGGCTGCTGCTGCTCGAGGACGCGGCCGCGGAGGTGGGCCTGTGCAGCTGGCGGGCCACCCCGGCCGGCGGCCAGAGCGGCACCGGCGGCGGCAATCACCTGCTCTGGGGCGGGTCCGACCTGGAGCGCAACCCCCTGTTCAGCCGGCCGGCCTGGCTGGTGGGGGTGCTGCGCTACCTCCAGCACCATCCCAGCCTCAGCTACCTGTTCAGCGGCGATTGCGTGGGGGTGGCCTCCCAGTCGCCCCGGGCCGACGAGGCTTTGGGCTCCCTGCTCGACCTGGAGCTGGCGTACACCGTGCTGGAGCGCTGCGAGCCGGGTGACCAGCGCCAGCTGATCGGCGAAACCCTGCGCCATCTGCATGCCGACCGCTCCGGCAACAACCACCGGGCCGAGGTGAGCTTCGACAAGTTCTGGAACCCCGGCGCGCCCGCCGGCTGCCTGGGACTGATCGAGTTCCGGGCCATTGAATCCCTGCCCTCGGCGGAGTGGATGGCCGCCATCGCCCTGCTCTGGACCAGCCTGGCGGCGCTGCTGCTGGATCCCGGGCGCCGGCCCCGGGCCCTGCGCCACTGGGGAGCCGAGCTGCACGACCGCATGCTCCTGCCCAGCCAGCTGCGCGCGGATCTGCAGGCGGTGCTGGCGGAGCTGGCCGCAGCCGGGCTGCCTTTGCAGAGCGAACCCTTCGACGCGATCTGGGCCTGGCGCTTCCCCGTGCTGCTCGACTGGCACGACCCCGCCAGCGGCGCCGCGCTGCAGCTGCGCCAGGCCCTGGAGCCCTGGCCGCTGATCTGCGACACGCCGCGGGAGGGGGGCTTCACCAGCCGCTTTGTGGATGGGTCGATGCGGCGGGTGGAGCTGATCGCCAACGAGGCCCTGCCGGAGCACTGGCAGCTGCGGCTGCAGGGGCGTGCCCTGCCCCTGGGGGCGGAACCGCTGGCGGTGCGCTGGCGGGAGCAGCGGCTCTATCCCTGCCTCCATCCCGGCATTGCCCCGCAGGGGCCACTGCTGCTGGAGCTGGAGCCCCAATCCAGCGGCCCGGATGCCCCCGCGCCAGTCCAGCGCTGGCAGCTGGCACCAGGAGCCATGCGCTTTGAGCCGCTCAGCCCTGAGCCGCCCCACCAGGCCCTGCAGCCCGGCCCACCCTGGCCCAGGCCCCCCGGTTGCACGCTCGACCTGCGCCTGGTGCCCCGGTCGGCCGGCTAG
- a CDS encoding high light inducible protein, producing the protein MADSTTSRFGFVAFAETWNGRLAMLGFVIGLGTELLTGQGILGQLGLG; encoded by the coding sequence ATGGCTGACTCCACCACCTCCCGCTTCGGCTTCGTGGCTTTCGCTGAAACCTGGAATGGCCGTCTGGCCATGCTCGGCTTCGTGATCGGCCTTGGCACCGAGCTGCTCACCGGCCAGGGCATCCTCGGCCAGCTGGGTCTGGGCTGA
- a CDS encoding heme NO-binding domain-containing protein, whose protein sequence is MYGLINQAIRDMIVVQHGEDVWTRVRQRAGVEAVRFEAMEPYPDGLTKQLIDAASQELEQHPHALMRAFGEFWVTYTAAAGYGRLMELAGSSLPEFLQNLDDLHARVGVNFPSLSPPSFETEQPEPGTMHLHYHSHRQGLAPMVIGLVEGLGDRFETPVEVDQLACRSQGDDHDVFEVRYDEPPASAP, encoded by the coding sequence ATGTACGGATTAATCAACCAGGCCATCCGGGACATGATCGTTGTTCAACACGGTGAGGACGTCTGGACCCGGGTGCGGCAGCGGGCTGGAGTGGAGGCGGTGCGGTTTGAGGCCATGGAGCCCTACCCCGACGGACTCACCAAGCAGTTGATCGACGCCGCCAGCCAGGAGCTCGAGCAGCATCCCCACGCCCTGATGCGGGCCTTCGGGGAGTTCTGGGTCACCTACACGGCGGCGGCGGGCTACGGCCGGCTGATGGAGCTGGCGGGCTCCAGCCTGCCCGAGTTTTTGCAGAATCTCGACGACCTGCACGCCCGGGTGGGGGTGAACTTTCCCAGCCTTTCGCCGCCCAGCTTCGAGACCGAGCAGCCTGAACCCGGCACCATGCATCTCCACTACCATTCCCATCGCCAGGGGCTGGCGCCGATGGTGATCGGACTGGTGGAAGGCCTCGGCGATCGCTTCGAGACGCCGGTTGAGGTGGATCAGCTGGCCTGCCGCAGCCAGGGGGATGACCACGACGTGTTTGAGGTTCGCTACGACGAGCCGCCCGCATCCGCGCCATGA
- a CDS encoding potassium channel protein: MPPSPSRRGQPRRPPSSRTRQPWRAPLALAVVVNLAALGYRLVEGWDWGDCYWMVAITLSTIGFGEVNPLSSGGRIVTALLILGGLVVVQISIQGVLGLSESGYFRRLRERRFRRWLRTMQDHVILCGYGRIGREIASQVTREGVPLLVVDLDPERGAAAEEQGLVVLAADATLDETLEAAGLHRCRSLVVALPSNAANLYVVLSARGLAPDCRLIARADSEEAERKLRLAGADEVISPYVSGGRIMAATALRPLAVTFMDLISGSDCEVEEFRLSGDPQDLGALHGATLGDLQLGRRTGALVLAVKTPPSGTALRQYRGSQYRSAVDDLVANPGRDLQLMPGQMLVVMGSKQQLARVEELLGPALRSVDAVAG; the protein is encoded by the coding sequence ATGCCCCCCTCCCCCAGCCGGCGCGGCCAGCCCAGGCGGCCCCCCTCGAGCAGGACCCGACAACCCTGGCGAGCGCCCCTGGCCCTGGCCGTGGTGGTGAATCTGGCGGCCCTGGGCTATCGCCTGGTGGAGGGCTGGGACTGGGGTGACTGCTACTGGATGGTGGCGATCACCCTGAGCACCATCGGCTTCGGCGAGGTGAATCCGCTCTCCTCCGGCGGGCGGATCGTCACAGCGCTGCTGATCCTGGGCGGGTTGGTGGTGGTGCAGATCAGCATCCAGGGGGTGCTGGGGCTGAGTGAGTCCGGGTATTTCCGCCGCCTGCGGGAGCGGCGTTTCCGTCGCTGGTTGAGGACCATGCAAGATCACGTGATTCTCTGCGGCTATGGCCGCATCGGCCGGGAGATCGCCAGCCAGGTCACCCGCGAGGGGGTGCCGCTGCTGGTGGTGGATCTCGACCCGGAGCGCGGCGCCGCCGCCGAGGAGCAGGGGCTGGTGGTGCTGGCCGCCGATGCCACCCTTGATGAAACCCTGGAGGCGGCGGGCCTGCACCGCTGCCGCTCCCTGGTGGTGGCCCTGCCCAGCAACGCGGCCAATCTCTATGTGGTGCTCAGCGCCCGGGGCCTGGCGCCCGACTGCCGGCTGATTGCCCGGGCGGACAGCGAGGAGGCGGAGCGCAAGCTGCGCCTGGCCGGGGCGGATGAGGTGATCAGCCCCTACGTGAGCGGGGGCCGGATCATGGCCGCCACGGCCCTGCGGCCCCTGGCGGTGACCTTCATGGATCTGATCTCCGGCAGCGACTGCGAGGTGGAGGAGTTCCGCCTCAGCGGCGATCCGCAGGATCTGGGCGCGCTCCACGGCGCCACCCTCGGCGATCTGCAGCTGGGGCGCCGCACCGGTGCCCTGGTGCTGGCGGTGAAAACGCCCCCGTCCGGTACGGCCCTGCGCCAGTACCGGGGCTCCCAGTACCGCAGTGCAGTGGACGATCTGGTGGCCAACCCCGGGCGCGATCTGCAGCTGATGCCCGGCCAGATGCTGGTGGTGATGGGCAGCAAGCAGCAGCTCGCCAGGGTGGAGGAGCTGCTGGGGCCGGCGCTGCGCAGCGTGGATGCGGTGGCCGGCTGA
- the ppk2 gene encoding polyphosphate kinase 2 yields MTNKHQKADKKSEKKDRKKAKMKAAEAMVPGLVPGLNGGNDRYHPSPILDDFSEFSEGRPPKLDRKLYEKELARLQVELVKMQYWIKHVGYRLIILFEGRDAAGKGGTIKRITEPLNPRGCQVVALGTPSDQQKSQWYFQRYVEHFPSAGQIVLFDRSWYNRAGVERVMGFCSPEQVDEFMLSCPEFERMLVRSGITLIKYWFSVSDEEQEARFRSRLEDPARRWKLSPMDLESRDRWVEFSRAKDEMFTRTNIPEAPWFTVEADDKRRARLNCIRHLLSKVPYEDMTPEPIELPPRKTSGDYHRPPLNEQFFVPNHYR; encoded by the coding sequence ATGACAAACAAGCACCAGAAGGCCGACAAGAAGTCTGAAAAGAAAGACAGAAAGAAAGCCAAGATGAAGGCCGCTGAAGCGATGGTTCCAGGCCTCGTTCCAGGCCTCAATGGTGGCAATGATCGGTACCACCCTTCGCCGATTCTCGACGACTTCTCGGAGTTCTCTGAGGGGCGCCCACCCAAGCTCGACCGCAAGCTCTACGAAAAGGAGCTGGCACGGCTGCAAGTGGAGCTGGTGAAGATGCAGTACTGGATCAAGCATGTGGGCTATCGCCTGATCATCCTGTTTGAGGGCCGGGATGCGGCTGGCAAGGGGGGAACGATCAAGCGCATCACCGAGCCCCTCAACCCCCGCGGCTGTCAGGTGGTGGCCTTGGGTACGCCTTCGGATCAGCAGAAGAGCCAGTGGTATTTCCAGCGCTACGTGGAGCACTTCCCCTCCGCCGGTCAGATCGTGCTGTTCGACCGCAGCTGGTACAACCGGGCCGGAGTGGAGCGGGTGATGGGTTTCTGCAGCCCCGAGCAGGTGGATGAGTTCATGCTCTCCTGTCCGGAGTTTGAGCGCATGCTGGTGCGCAGTGGCATCACCCTGATCAAGTACTGGTTTTCGGTGAGTGATGAGGAGCAGGAGGCCCGCTTCCGCTCCCGGCTGGAGGATCCCGCCCGCCGCTGGAAGCTGAGCCCGATGGATCTGGAATCGCGCGACCGCTGGGTGGAGTTCTCCCGTGCCAAGGACGAGATGTTCACCCGCACCAACATCCCCGAGGCCCCCTGGTTCACCGTGGAGGCGGACGACAAGCGGCGGGCGCGGCTGAACTGCATCCGCCACCTGCTCAGCAAGGTGCCCTACGAGGACATGACCCCCGAGCCGATCGAACTGCCGCCTCGCAAGACCAGCGGCGACTACCACCGGCCGCCACTGAACGAGCAGTTCTTCGTGCCCAACCATTACCGGTAG
- a CDS encoding diguanylate cyclase: protein MNPAAELNALKLAQERLQEAQRIANLGSWSLDLVSGELLWSDQIYRIFELDPQAFQPSFAAFLERVHPEDRELVDQAYTRSLDTREPYEVIHRLLMPDGRIKVVRERCETRFSPSGAPLLSQGTAQDITARVEQSQALEANERRLRALFELSPYAIALSDGAGRVLDCNPALLQLTGLPRQALQERGLDQLLDGEPSPGSLVDRPLYGPERRQLRTGEGQPVEVLCSAVMNRGERNEQEFWWIFEDLTESLRIRAQLEQAAQVFRHANEGIMVTAADGAILDVNAALCRITGYGREELIGANPRLFKSGEHDQDFYIRLWRQLLEQGAWNGEIVNRAKDGSLIPMLATISALRDGQGDIARFVTLLTDIREQKGQQRRLEALALYDPLTGLPNRALLTDRLERALDRGQRDGTGLAVGFLDLDGFKQVNDLYGHQAGDELLRVLAERMQPLLRAGDTLARLGGDEFVLVLPGISTAEQVRGVGERLLALIAEPVTCAGHRLAVSGSLGLTLHPDDDPEAGAEQLMRHADLAMYAAKQQGRNGLAWFREVAP from the coding sequence ATGAACCCAGCCGCTGAGCTCAACGCCCTGAAGCTCGCCCAGGAACGCCTGCAGGAGGCCCAGCGGATTGCCAACCTGGGCAGCTGGAGCCTCGACCTGGTGAGCGGTGAGCTGCTCTGGTCGGATCAGATCTACCGGATTTTCGAGTTGGATCCCCAGGCGTTCCAGCCCAGCTTTGCGGCCTTCCTGGAGCGGGTGCATCCCGAGGATCGGGAGCTGGTGGATCAGGCCTATACCCGCTCGCTGGACACGCGCGAGCCCTATGAGGTGATCCATCGCCTGCTGATGCCGGACGGCCGCATCAAGGTGGTGCGGGAGCGTTGCGAAACCCGCTTCAGCCCCAGCGGTGCCCCCTTGCTCTCCCAGGGCACCGCCCAGGACATCACGGCCCGCGTTGAGCAGAGTCAGGCGCTGGAGGCCAATGAGCGGCGCCTGCGGGCCCTGTTCGAGCTCTCCCCCTATGCCATCGCCCTCAGCGATGGGGCTGGGCGTGTGCTCGACTGCAACCCAGCCCTGCTCCAGCTCACGGGCCTGCCGCGTCAGGCCCTGCAGGAGCGCGGGCTCGACCAGCTGCTGGATGGCGAGCCATCGCCGGGCAGCCTGGTGGATCGGCCTCTGTACGGCCCGGAGCGCCGGCAGCTGCGCACCGGTGAAGGCCAGCCGGTCGAGGTGCTCTGCAGCGCCGTGATGAACCGCGGTGAGCGCAACGAGCAGGAGTTCTGGTGGATCTTCGAGGACCTCACCGAGTCACTGCGGATCCGGGCGCAGCTGGAACAGGCGGCCCAGGTGTTCCGCCATGCCAATGAGGGGATCATGGTGACGGCGGCGGACGGCGCGATCCTGGATGTGAACGCGGCCCTCTGCCGGATCACGGGCTATGGGCGCGAGGAGCTGATCGGGGCCAATCCCCGCCTGTTCAAGTCCGGCGAACACGACCAGGACTTCTATATCCGGCTCTGGCGCCAGCTGCTCGAGCAGGGCGCCTGGAACGGTGAGATCGTGAACCGGGCGAAGGATGGGTCGCTGATTCCGATGCTGGCCACGATCAGTGCCCTGCGTGATGGGCAGGGGGACATCGCCCGCTTCGTGACCCTGCTCACCGACATCCGGGAACAGAAGGGTCAGCAGCGGCGGCTGGAAGCGCTGGCGCTCTACGACCCGCTCACCGGCCTGCCGAACCGGGCCCTGCTCACCGATCGGCTGGAGCGGGCCCTCGACCGCGGTCAGCGCGATGGCACAGGGCTGGCAGTGGGTTTCCTGGATCTCGATGGGTTCAAACAGGTGAACGACCTGTACGGTCACCAGGCCGGCGATGAGCTGCTGCGGGTGCTGGCTGAACGCATGCAGCCCCTGTTGCGCGCCGGCGACACCCTGGCCCGGCTGGGGGGCGATGAATTCGTGCTGGTGCTGCCTGGCATCTCCACCGCCGAACAGGTGCGGGGAGTCGGGGAGCGGTTGCTGGCGCTGATCGCCGAACCGGTGACCTGCGCAGGCCATCGCCTGGCCGTGAGCGGCAGCCTGGGGCTCACCCTGCACCCTGACGATGACCCCGAGGCCGGCGCTGAGCAGTTGATGCGCCATGCCGATCTGGCCATGTATGCCGCCAAACAGCAGGGGCGCAACGGGCTGGCCTGGTTCCGGGAGGTGGCGCCCTAG
- a CDS encoding ferredoxin:protochlorophyllide reductase (ATP-dependent) subunit B — translation MELTLWTYEGPPHVGAMRIAASMEGVHYVLHAPQGDTYADLLFTMIERRDKRPPVTYTTFQARDLGGDTAELVKRTIADAVARFEPEALLVGESCTAELIQDQPGALAAGMDLGGIPMVNLELPAYSKKENWGAAETFYQLVRGLLKPQLPPPGTPKPDPSRWRAEGRRPRVNLLGPTLLGFRCRDDVRELSQLLASYGIDVAVVAPLGARPADLLRIPTADANLNLYPEVSATVCSWLERQFGLPAVNTVPIGIGATVAFLRELHGVLGLELPAELVAGADGVCEAERRSRLPWYSRSVDSTYLTGKRVFIFGDASHAIAAARIASRELGFQVVGLGSYSREQAREVRAAAQELGLEALISDDYLAVEAAMAEAAPELVLGTQMERHSAKRLGIPCAVISTPLHVQDVPARYSPQMGWEGANVIFDAWVHPLMMGLEEHLIGMFRHDFEFVDGHRSHLGDGAPAPEPPPAADRSLAGATGDATGDATAAMAAAVAVAVAEGEGGLVWSADGEAELHHIPFFVRSKVRRNTERFARERGIATIDAETLHDAKAHYSR, via the coding sequence ATGGAACTCACCCTCTGGACCTACGAAGGACCGCCCCACGTGGGTGCCATGCGCATCGCCGCCTCCATGGAGGGGGTTCACTATGTGCTGCACGCCCCCCAGGGCGACACCTACGCCGACCTGCTGTTCACGATGATCGAGCGGCGGGACAAGCGCCCCCCGGTCACCTACACCACCTTCCAGGCCCGCGACCTCGGCGGCGACACCGCTGAGCTGGTGAAGCGCACGATCGCCGACGCCGTGGCGCGCTTCGAGCCGGAAGCCCTGCTGGTGGGTGAGAGCTGCACGGCCGAGCTGATCCAGGACCAGCCCGGTGCCCTGGCCGCCGGCATGGACCTGGGCGGCATCCCGATGGTGAACCTGGAGTTGCCCGCCTACTCCAAGAAGGAGAACTGGGGCGCCGCCGAAACCTTCTATCAGCTGGTGCGCGGCCTGCTCAAACCGCAGCTGCCGCCGCCCGGCACCCCCAAACCGGATCCCAGCCGCTGGCGCGCCGAGGGCAGGCGGCCGCGGGTGAACCTGCTGGGCCCCACGCTGCTGGGCTTCCGCTGCCGCGACGACGTGCGCGAGCTCAGCCAGCTGCTGGCCTCCTACGGCATCGACGTGGCGGTGGTGGCGCCGCTGGGTGCCCGGCCGGCCGACCTGCTGCGCATCCCCACGGCCGATGCCAACCTCAACCTGTATCCAGAGGTGTCGGCAACGGTGTGCAGCTGGCTGGAGCGCCAGTTCGGCCTGCCGGCGGTGAACACCGTGCCGATCGGCATCGGCGCCACGGTGGCCTTCCTGCGTGAGCTGCACGGCGTGCTGGGCCTGGAGCTGCCGGCCGAACTGGTGGCCGGCGCCGATGGGGTGTGCGAGGCGGAACGGCGCTCGCGCCTGCCCTGGTACTCGCGCTCGGTGGACTCCACCTACCTCACCGGCAAGCGGGTGTTCATCTTCGGCGACGCCAGCCACGCCATCGCCGCCGCCCGCATCGCCAGCCGCGAGCTGGGCTTCCAGGTGGTGGGCCTGGGCAGCTACAGCCGCGAGCAGGCCCGCGAGGTGCGCGCCGCCGCCCAGGAGCTGGGCCTGGAGGCCCTGATCAGCGACGACTACCTGGCGGTGGAGGCAGCCATGGCCGAGGCGGCACCGGAGCTGGTGCTCGGCACCCAGATGGAGCGCCACAGCGCCAAGCGCCTGGGCATCCCCTGCGCGGTGATCAGCACGCCCCTGCATGTGCAGGACGTGCCGGCGCGCTACAGCCCCCAGATGGGCTGGGAGGGGGCCAACGTGATCTTCGATGCCTGGGTGCACCCGTTGATGATGGGGCTGGAGGAGCACCTGATCGGCATGTTCCGCCACGACTTCGAATTCGTGGACGGCCACCGCAGCCATCTCGGCGATGGGGCGCCGGCCCCTGAGCCACCCCCGGCAGCAGACCGGTCCCTGGCCGGGGCGACTGGGGACGCGACTGGGGACGCAACTGCGGCGATGGCTGCGGCGGTGGCTGTGGCGGTGGCCGAGGGCGAGGGTGGCCTGGTGTGGAGCGCCGACGGCGAGGCGGAGCTGCACCACATCCCCTTCTTCGTGCGCAGCAAGGTGCGGCGCAACACCGAGCGCTTCGCCCGCGAGCGCGGCATCGCCACGATCGACGCCGAGACCCTCCACGACGCCAAGGCCCACTACAGCCGCTGA